A genomic region of Stegostoma tigrinum isolate sSteTig4 chromosome 13, sSteTig4.hap1, whole genome shotgun sequence contains the following coding sequences:
- the gpr151 gene encoding G-protein coupled receptor 151, with the protein MHLSAWKELGGCGRLSIFHQLPIRSSSGASASVSGLQPGDSDSQFHHLRLESARKSCRVPAEQQVRRMVRVALQLANGSGDGLLPAGGSQDVESRELRVAIPVTVAGICAMGLAGNGLLLAVLLGYARRGRSSLIHGLLASLGAADLLVLLLCAPLRAAAWSRSSWVLGRFVCRTSDWFLHGCLAAKAFTGAALAKAGLVYVSRSPKAGPGAPLQRWRVATLLVGLWALAFSLPLPHWIFTSVRLQASGRRLCVAQAPGGAFPAVYSKLYPLLVYGAPVLCSLSFHCQALRRCRRHGGTATVSPAHKLRNQLRGRRLVVLSSSLSLAFAALCAPEWVVWLWLRHSPQRSQATPPVALALLAQLLVLALSFLDPLLFAALSDEFREEFPGLWKKLISRRPRIPAPTAPRTRESGGSGARSDPVQPRQEKSVQVPEPDQESPASKAANLVLTDMEQFWHDRQNIPAAAQEDPIPWEHQSETPCPEI; encoded by the coding sequence ATGCACCTCAGTGCGTGGAAGGAGTTGGGGGGCTGTGGTCGCTTGTCAATCTTCCACCAGCTCCCAATCCGCAGCTCGAGTGGGGCCAGTGCTAGTGTGTCTGGCCTTCAGCCAGGAGATTCTGATTCCCAGTTCCACCATCTCCGGTTGGAAAGCGCCCGCAAGAGTTGCAGAGTCCCGGCGGAACAGCAAGTCAGGAGGATGGTGCGAGTGGCACTGCAACTGGCGAACGGCAGCGGGGACGGGCTGCTGCCGGCCGGCGGCTCTCAGGACGTCGAGTCCCGGGAGCTCAGAGTGGCCATCCCGGTGACGGTGGCGGGGATCTGCGCGATGGGGCTGGCGGGGAACGGGTTGTTGCTGGCCGTGCTGCTGGGCTACGCTCGCAGGGGCCGCTCGTCGCTGATCCACGGGCTCCTGGCGAGCCTGGGAGCCGCCGACTTGCTCGTGCTGCTGCTGTGCGCCCCGCTGCGGGCGGCCGCCTGGTCGCGCTCCTCCTGGGTGCTCGGCCGCTTCGTGTGCCGCACCTCGGATTGGTTCCTGCACGGCTGCCTGGCGGCCAAAGCTTTTACCGGGGCGGCGTTGGCCAAAGCCGGCCTCGTGTATGTCAGCCGGAGCCCCAAGGCGGGACCCGGAGCCCCGCTGCAGCGCTGGAGGGTCGCCACTTTGTTGGTCGGCCTCTGGGCTCTCGCCTTCAGCCTGCCTCTGCCCCACTGGATTTTCACCAGTGTCCGCCTCCAGGCGTCGGGCAGGCGGCTCTGCGTTGCCCAAGCGCCGGGCGGCGCCTTCCCCGCCGTCTACTCCAAGCTGTACCCGCTGCTGGTGTACGGCGCGCCGGTGCTGTGCAGCCTCAGCTTCCATTGCCAGGCCCTCAGGAGGTGCCGGCGGCACGGCGGCACCGCCACGGTCAGCCCCGCGCACAAGCTGCGGAACCAGCTGCGGGGCAGGCGCCTGGTGGTGCTCTCCTCCAGCCTGAGCTTGGCATTCGCCGCCCTCTGTGCCCCCGAGTGGGTGGTCTGGCTCTGGCTGCGGCACAGCCCCCAGCGCAGCCAGGCCACTCCGCCCGTCGCCCTCGCCCTGCTCGCCCAGCTGCTGGTGCTCGCCCTGTCCTTTCTCGACCCGCTCCTCTTCGCCGCCCTCTCCGACGAGTTCAGGGAGGAGTTTCCGGGACTCTGGAAGAAGTTGATCTCCCGGAGGCCCCGGATCCCGGCACCTACCGCACCCAGGACCCGGGAGAGCGGAGGGTCCGGCGCCCGAAGCGACCCCGTCCAGCCCCGGCAGGAGAAGTCCGTCCAGGTGCCCGAACCCGACCAGGAGAGCCCGGCCAGCAAGGCTGCCAACTTGGTCCTCACCGACATGGAGCAGTTCTGGCACGACCGGCAGAACATCCCCGCcgctgcacaggaagatcccatcCCCTGGGAGCATCAAAGCGAGACGCCTTGCCCCGAGATATGA